Genomic DNA from Streptomyces sp. AM 2-1-1:
GACATTGGGGATGCGAGGCTTCGCAGACACAGCAGTCACGGAAGGAGATTCTACTGGCGGTTTGTGCAGGCCAGCGCCGAGCACCGGTTTGTGGGTTACTACGAGACCCGGGTCACCACGTCCGCCCGCACACCGCTCCGTACCGCACCGTTCCGCCCCTAGGGCGACGTCGGCCGAGCCGGACCCCGACCCGGCACGGGGCCTCCCCGCCCCGGATTTCCTGCCGCGGCATGCTCGCCACGGCCTCCCCGCGCTGGCCTTCCCGCCCTGGCTCCCAGCACCGGCCTCCCCGCCCGGGCCTTGGGCGGCATACCCCGCAACGGCCCGCGCGGGCGGTGAGCGCCGGGGTCCGCGCCGACGCTCAGCGCCGGGATCCGGCGCCGGCGGTCGGCACCGGACGGGAGGTCCGTCCTACGCGTCGTCGGTGCGGCGCCAGGAGGTCACCGGGCCGGGGTCGGCCGGGTTCGCCGGGGAGATCCAGAAGGCACGTCCGGACACCGCGTCGAACTGCGCGCCGTAGCGCCCGTCGCCCGAGGACCGGCCGGTGAGCCGGCGTCCGATCCACGGAGCCAGGTGCTGCCGGGCGAAGCGCACGTCCTCGACCCTGCGGATACCCCAGTGGACGGGCACCACGGCCCCCATCGGGGTCCGCCAGTCGCTTTCCGCCGGCAGGCCCAGCGTCTGCCAGACCGCCTCGGCGACCCTGCTGTGTCCCTCGGCGGTCAGATGGAGCCGGTCGATGTCCCACAGCCGGGGGTCGCCCAGTGACGGCGCGCCGTAGAGATCGGCGACCACCGCGCCGTAACGGCCGGCCAGGTCGTCGACCAGTGCGAAGAGCTCTTCCATGCGCGGCCGGAAGCGGTCCAGCACCGGGCCGCTCCGTCCCGGGCTGCGCATGAGGACGAGCGTCTTGCACGACGGTGCGAGACGCTCCACGGCCTCCTCCAGCCGCGCCCGCACCATGCCCATGTCGCACTTGGGGCGGAGGGTGTCGTTGAGACCGCCGACGAGGGTCACCACGTCCGCCTGCAACGCCGCGGCGGCTTCCACCTGCTCGTCGACGATCTGGCCGATGAGCTTGCCGCGCACGGCCAGGTTGGCGTACCGGAAGCCGGGGGCGCGGGCCGC
This window encodes:
- a CDS encoding SGNH/GDSL hydrolase family protein, coding for MEMNATYTSFVAVGDSFTEGMSDLLPDGSYRGWADVLASRLAARAPGFRYANLAVRGKLIGQIVDEQVEAAAALQADVVTLVGGLNDTLRPKCDMGMVRARLEEAVERLAPSCKTLVLMRSPGRSGPVLDRFRPRMEELFALVDDLAGRYGAVVADLYGAPSLGDPRLWDIDRLHLTAEGHSRVAEAVWQTLGLPAESDWRTPMGAVVPVHWGIRRVEDVRFARQHLAPWIGRRLTGRSSGDGRYGAQFDAVSGRAFWISPANPADPGPVTSWRRTDDA